From one Lolium rigidum isolate FL_2022 chromosome 4, APGP_CSIRO_Lrig_0.1, whole genome shotgun sequence genomic stretch:
- the LOC124706747 gene encoding indole-2-monooxygenase-like: MADLVKELIQETPPLPWFPFLLLLLLLPFLLFAHRWLTTGKTGKKEQQQENHLPPSPPALPIIGHLHLVGSRPHVSLRSLARKHGPDVMLLRLGAVPTLVVSSPRAAEAVLRTHDRVFASRPRSVVADIILYGSCDVAFAPYGEYWRQAKKLMTTHLLSVRRVQSFRGAAIEEVSTAMAKISEVATAGGMVDMSDLLNSFSNDMACRIVSGKFFLKEGRTELLRDLINDSSQLLGGFNLEDYFPALARVGVLKRTVCAKAERLRNRWDSLLAKVIDDRVSKEKSTSDQKDVDFVDILLSVQHEYDLTREHMKALLTDVFFAAIDTSSNTLEFTLAELMRRPYLMRKLQYEVRSIVPQGQEIFSEIDMNNMTYLRAVIKESLRLHPVAPFLAPHLAMADCSVDGYMVPAGTRVIINVWAIGRDPTSWEDAEEFRPERFVEGGSDVHVNFKENGFKLLPFGAGRRMCPGINLGIANVELMLANLMYHFDWEPTPGLDRKDIDMTEVFGLTVRRKEKLLLIPKAHM, from the exons ATGGCAGATCTCGTCAAAGAACTCATCCAAGAGACGCCTCCGCTGCCATGGTTTccgttcctcctccttctcctcctcctcccattcCTCCTGTTTGCGCATCGCTGGCTTACCACGGGAAAGACAGGGAAAAAGGAGCAGCAACAAGAAAACCACCTCCCGCCCTCGCCGCCGGCTCTGCCCATCATCGGGCACCTGCACCTCGTCGGCTCTCGCCCTCACGTCTCCCTCCGCAGCCTCGCCAGGAAGCACGGTCCCGACGTGATgctcctccgcctcggcgccgTGCCGACGCTCGTCGTGTCGTCGCCGCGTGCCGCGGAGGCGGTGCTGCGCACGCACGACCGCGTCTTTGCGTCGCGGCCGCGCTCCGTCGTCGCCGACATCATCCTATACGGCTCCTGCGACGTCGCCTTCGCGCCCTACGGCGAGTACTGGCGGCAGGCCAAGAAGCTCATGACCACCCACCTGCTGAGCGTTAGAAGAGTGCAGTCTTTCCGCGGAGCTGCCATAGAGGAG GTGAGCACGGCCATGGCCAAGATTAGCGAGGTAGCCACAGCAGGTGGTATGGTGGACATGAGCGACCTGCTCAACTCATTCTCGAATGACATGGCTTGCCGCATCGTGTCAGGAAAGTTCTTCCTAAAAGAAGGACGGACCGAGCTGTTACGGGACCTCATCAACGATAGCTCACAGTTGCTCGGAGGGTTTAACTTGGAGGATTACTTCCCGGCTTTAGCTAGAGTAGGAGTGTTGAAGAGGACAGTTTGTGCTAAGGCTGAGAGATTGAGAAATAGATGGGACAGTCTGCTGGCTAAGGTGATCGATGATCGTGTGAGCAAGGAAAAATCAACGTCTGATCAGAAGGATGTCGACTTCGTAGATATTTTATTGTCCGTTCAGCATGAGTATGATCTCACAAGAGAGCATATGAAAGCTCTACTGACA GATGTATTTTTCGCTGCAATAGATACATCATCTAACACCCTTGAATTCACCTTGGCTGAGCTCATGAGGAGGCCATACCTGATGAGGAAGTTACAATACGAAGTGAGGAGTATCGTACCACAGGGACAAGAAATTTTTAGTGAAATTGACATGAACAACATGACTTACCTAAGAGCCGTCATAAAGGAGTCACTACGGCTGCATCCCGTGGCGCCTTTTCTTGCTCCGCACCTTGCCATGGCTGACTGCAGCGTCGATGGATATATGGTTCCTGCTGGGACACGTGTTATCATCAATGTGTGGGCCATTGGTAGGGACCCAACCTCCTGGGAGGACGCAGAAGAGTTCAGACCTGAAAGATTTGTAGAAGGAGGCAGCGACGTGCACGTTAACTTCAAGGAGAATGGTTTCAAGTTATTGCCGTTCGGCGCAGGACGAAGGATGTGCCCTGGTATAAACCTCGGAATCGCCAATGTCGAGCTTATGTTGGCAAACCTCATGTACCATTTTGACTGGGAGCCGACGCCGGGGCTGGACAGAAAAGACATTGATATGACAGAGGTGTTCGGGCTAACCGTTCGCCGGAAGGAGAAACTACTGTTAATTCCAAAAGCACACATGTAG